The DNA region AAACCATATTTAAAACCAAATGAGACCATTTCAACTCGGAACATTTTAGTTTCGTTCGATTTAAATTCTTTAATTAACATCTCGCGAAGTTGACGTGGACTTAGCTCTGTTGTGTCGATGACTAACTGCGCATCACCTTTAATTTCTTCTAACATGCCACGTTCTTTACGAATTCCTTCTGTTACTAGACCATCCATAGCAAGCGGATGTGTACGGCGGGTTTCTTTATAACGAGATACTAATTCTTCATCCGTCGAGTCTAGGAAAATAACGCTTGTTTCAACCATTTGCGTATTTTCAATTTCAACTAACATATCTTGAATTTCTTTAAAGAAGGCACGTGAACGTAAATCAATAACCAACGCAATTTTTGTCACTTTACCTGATTCTTTAATTAACTCCCAAAACTTTGGAATTAAACGCGGTGGTAAATTATCGATACAGAAAAAACCCATATCCTCAAAACTTTGCATGGCAACAGTTTTACCTGCTCCACTCATTCCTGTAATAATGACTAACTGTAAGCTATCAACCATTTTCATACCCCTCTCTTATGTCGATTCATTATAACATACCGGGCGTATCCTCTCAATTATCTCGATATAGCAAAAAAGAAGAAGCCGCAGCTTCTTC from Vagococcus coleopterorum includes:
- the rapZ gene encoding RNase adapter RapZ codes for the protein MVDSLQLVIITGMSGAGKTVAMQSFEDMGFFCIDNLPPRLIPKFWELIKESGKVTKIALVIDLRSRAFFKEIQDMLVEIENTQMVETSVIFLDSTDEELVSRYKETRRTHPLAMDGLVTEGIRKERGMLEEIKGDAQLVIDTTELSPRQLREMLIKEFKSNETKMFRVEMVSFGFKYGLPIDADIVMDVRFLPNPHYIDHLRPMTGVDQEVYDYVMSFPETEEFYTKFYDLISTILPGYKKEGKTSLTVAIGCTGGQHRSVALTERVGKALAENYPVNITHRDRGKRKESVNRS